The stretch of DNA CTGAAATCAAGGTGCCGTTCAAGCATCCGCGTAACCGGCTGGATCCGGCGTTCCGCCGCCTTGTGGACGACATCTACGCCAAGATGACCGCGCGCCAGATCGGCGAAGCGATGCGCCGGGGGCTGGAGCTGGGCAACTGGCTGCCGCATGTGTCGACCAACCTGATGGCGGGTCTGATCGAAATGCTCGCCGCCGCGCCGTATCACGGTCGCGCGGATATGCCTGAAATTGCGCGTTCGCTGCATCTGGAGGTGGACGATCTGTTCCCGGTAGCCGAAGTGTTGCAGCATCTGGGCTTTGCCGATGTGCGCGAGGGCGATATTTTCCTGACACCGCCTGCCCGCGTGTTTGCCGAGTTTGGCACCCAGGAGCGCAAGCTGATGTTCGCCGAGCATTTGCTGCGCCATGTGCCGCTCGCGGCACGGATCAAGAAAGTGCTCAATGAGCGCCCCGGACATCGCGCACCGCGCGTGCGTTTCGAGCAGGAACTGGAAGATTTTCTCTCGGACAGCGCCGCCGAAGAAACGCTCGACGCGGTGATCAACTGGGGCCGTTATGGTGAAATTTTCTCGTACAACGACCAGACTGAAATTTTCAGTCTGGAGGATGTCGAATCCTGAAAGTAGAGCCCGCGCGAACCGGCATGATTTTAGCCGGGTTCGCGCGGGCATCGAATGCTCGACGTTACGTTTGATAGACGGCGGCAGCCACTTCTGCCTCAAGGCTGGATAGATCGCGGGTCTTCGGATCGAAGATTTTCGAAAACACCTCATCGTGGTTTTTGAAGGCCTTGAACTCAAGTGCGTTGCCCGAGGGATCCATGATGAAGAGGGTGGCGTGTTCGCCCGGTTTTCCCGCCATGCGCACGTGAGGGGGATCGACGAACGGATAATTCCGTGACTTGATTCGCTCAGCCAGTTCGCTCCAGGTTTGCCTGTCGAAATTCAGGCCAAAATGTGGCACGGTGACCTTCTCGTCGTGAAACTTCGATTCAAACGTCCCCGATGTCCGGGCGCATTGTTCCGGTGCGATGTGCAGCACCAGGTGATGGCCATAGAAGTTGAAGTCGATCAGGTTGTCTGTGGACCGTCCTTCCTCGCCCCCCAACACATCACGATAAAACTGCCGCGATACCTCCAGGTCGAACACGGCTATGGCGAGGTGAAATTGCGCGTGAGTTTGTTTCATATCAGGCTCCGCAAATAAAACTAGTTAAGCGTGACGTTATGGCTTATGCCGGCAGACAAGGCCGCAGGCTGAAACTCAAAAGTGGAGGAAATCCGCGTGCGTCTGACATCGGAAGATGTCGCGGAGGCGAGGACGTTATTCCAGAAGTCTCCCCACGAATGCATGCTCTCCTGGTAGCCGAGCCCGAGGTCACTGATTGCTTCGTTGCCTTGCTGGATGATTTCTTCGTTGATTAACTGGCGTGTCGTGAGCCGATGCGCGATATCGTGTTCGCCGATATGCAGGTCCCAGAACCTCCAGTCAATGGACGGCCGGTTTTGCTGAATGAACGGATTCTTGATGAGGTGCTCGTAGAGCCTTGCCAGGTAGATCTGGCACACGCATTCGCCCCCCATGCCTCGTAGCCCGACCGAGTAGGCGGAACTCGTGTTGCTGCTGACGAGTTTGCTGCGGGTACTGTCGAGAATGTCGATATTGTCGGCTAGCGCCAGCGAGTCCAGTTCGTCGTTCTGGCTGTTGAGGCTTCTCAGGAAATCGTCATAGAGACGCGGATGCGCTCCGGCAGGGTCGCCCCGGCCCAGTTCGTCGAACAGGACGTCGGCCATAAAGCTGCGAAGTTTGCCATCCTGAAGGCGAGCGATGAGGATGGCGATATCCGGGATGTAATAAACAGTGAAGAAGCGGTATTGAATGAGGATGGAGTTCAGCTCATCGGGCGCGGCGCGTTCGACGAATGCGAACAGATCGCCAGCAAGCTCAACGGTTTGCTCCTGTAAAAGGTCCGCCATGTTCCAGAACTGGCTACTATCGCCTGAATTCCAGTTGATATTGATCTTGTGCATGTTAAGTACCTCGTACCTGATTTCATGCGCGCATTTATCTTTGTTCTTGTTATGGCGAGTATGAAGAACGTTATTTAACACGTGTGCATCGACGAATCGATACGGCTGGCCGGGTAAATTAAAACGGGAACTTGTTCGTCATGCATCCTCCTGACTAGATATAAAACACGGGGCGATGGCGTGAAAAGGTAGCGCTGAGGATTGACAAAAAGAACCAGTGAGATGAGTTCGTGGAGAATCTGGGTGTTGTGTTCGCGGGAGCGCGTCACCGGGCTGTGTCTCGGTAAACAGACGAATAGCGGCGAAAAAGAATGGCTACTCGATTGCCGTTTCACCTGCATTAATGACGTGAACTTGAGCGCGATTTAAGTATTGTCATTAAGGTTGGAAAGTGCGGGTAGTATAGGCAATAAATAATAGGATTGCTGAGAATTATATATTGTGTATTAGTCGATTATTGAATTGATTAAGATTGCTGATTTTTAGCTGAAAATCAGGCCATGAGCCAGTTCTGAAGGCAAATGAAACAGATCAAGCAGATAAAACAGAAAGGCAAATAGAAAAGCATTGCGGCATCGCGTTGCACGGCCGAGCCGCTGGATGGGTGCTCAGGCCGGCGGCCTGTCCAGCGTTATTGCAAGTTGCCCCAGCGCGCGACGGCGGGTTCGGCCTGAGCCCACTTCCAGCCGCCACCGCTGCTCTGGCAGGCGCTGGCGTTGTACCAGGCCTCGGGGGCATCGGGCTTGCTGCCTTGCGCGACCGAAAACATAAATTCTTTGCATAGCGCGAGCGCCGAACTGAAGGCCCGCGTGACCCGAACCTGGCCGCGGCCGTTTTCGAGCGGCAGTATGTGTTGCACTTGCCAAGGACGGCTCTGACCCACTGCCAGCCCGCCCGCCAGGGCGGCAATGGCATCTTGCTGATCGCCGTGCATGGATTTCATATAGCGCTTGACGGCTTCGTCCGTGGCGGCTTGCACGGCGATGCCTACGCCGATCCCTACGGCAGGGTTCGCGCTCACCAGCCCCGAGAGCATGCCTGCCGCTGCACCGCTGGCCGCCCCCACCGAGGCACAGCCACTGCACAGTACGCTCAGGCTGAGACACAGCGCCACTCCCCAAGTCACGCTGGCCTGCTTGAGATGCTTGAGATGCTTGAGATGCTTGAGGCGCTCGAAATGAGCCGTCATTGCAGGGCTCCCCAGCGCTCGGTGGCGGGTTCAGCCGAGGCCCATTTCCATGTCGTGCCGTCGCGGCAGATCGCCGCGACGTAAAACGCGCTGCTGGCGGCCGTCTTGGTGCTGGTTGCCTGATCGACCGAAAACACAATTTCTTTGCAATCGAGCGCACCGCTGCTGATCGTGCGACTGACGGTGACGCTGCCGTGTTCGTCGTTTTCGATGGGGACGGCATGCTGGACGCTCCACTTGGCGATGGCTCCGGTATCGAGCCCCCCAGCGGCGGCAGCGATGCGGTTTTGCGTATCACGATGAATCACGCGCTGGGAATACTGCACGCCTGCACGGGCCAGGGCTACTGCGCCGAGGCCAATACCTGAGGCGACGGCGGCGTTGTTCGTGACCTTGGCGGCGAGCGCGGCACCGGCAATGCCCGCGCCTGTGGTGGCGGTTTCGGTATAGAGCGAGCTGCAGCCACTCAATGCCGTCGCCACGCTGGCTGCTACGAGTAATAACGCGCCTCGTGTGATCGCGGCGACAGCCGTAAGCGCGTATGCCCGAGGCGAGGTGCGCGTCGGGCACGTTGGGTCCATCGTGTTTTGCATGAGGCATTCCTGACTGCTGGCGGCTTGCTGTGCCACCACCCAGATACATCGTAGTGCTGGGTTTTATCCGGTTTTGTCCGGGGGCGATCCGGTCCATCATCCGGTCGTTTGCGAGCGGCATTGTGCAGGATGCCTGCTGAAAATGGCAGGGGGGAATTGCAAGGATTTGCAAAAACTTGGGGATGACGGCAAGGAGGATCGCAGGCCCTGGCTTGTCTTGTAAAAATACCTGGGGCGCGCCGTTGTCGTTATGCGTTGGCGTTACACGTTGTCGTTATGCGTTGGCGCTGTTCGTGTCGTCAGCGTGGTGGAGGTCGTTGATCTCGCTAGCGTCCGCCTGATCGTAGAGGCTCAGGCGGTTATAGAGCGTTTTCAGGCTGATGCCGAGCGTTTTGGCTGCACGGCGCTTGTCGCCGTTGCAATGCTTGAGCGTGCCGAGAATGATCTGTTTTTGCGCCTCGGCCAGCGGCGTGCCCACCCAGACGCTCATCGCGTCGCTTGGCGCGAACGGTTTTTTCACGCGTAGCGCCTGGTGCGGATGGGGTAGCTCAAGCGTTTTTTCCGCGAGGATGAAGGCGCGATACACCACGTTTTTCAACTCGCGCACATTTCCCGGCCAGGACCAGCCGCGCAGGGTATCGAGCGAACGCTTGCTAAAAACCTTGTGCGTGTTTTCCTGGTGGTTCAGCTCGGACAGAAAATGCTGGGCCAGCAGTTCGCGGTCGTCTTCCCGTTCGCGCAGCGGCGGTGCGCGCAACGGAAACACCGCAAGCCGGTACAGCAAATCTTCACGCAGGCCGTTTTCCTTGACGGCGGTTGCCGGGTCGCGGTTGGTCGCGGCGATCACTCGCACGTTGGCATGAATCAGCGCATTGCCGCCGACGCGATAGAACGTTCCGGTTTCCAGTGCACGCAGCAGTTTGACTTGCCGCGCGGGAGTCATTTCAGTGATTTCGTCGAGAAAAAGCGTCCCGCCGCTGGCGTGTTCGAAATAACCGGTGCGTTCTTGCACCGCGCCGGTGAAACTGCCTTTTTCGTGTCCGAACAGCTCGGCTTCGATCAGGTCATCGGGAATGGCGCCACAGTTGACGGCGATGAAGGGTTTCGTGTGACGCGTGCTGTGCAGATGAATGGTGCGGGCGATCAGTTCTTTGCCCGTGCCGGATTCGCCGACAATCAGCGCCGTGGCGTCGGTGGCCGCGAGGTGGTCGATCTGCGCGTACAGTTCGAGCATCGCGGATGACGAGCCGTAGAGCAAACCATACGTTTGCAGGCCATTCACGCTTGGGGCCATGTGCGACGGTGCGGTGCCAGAGCGCCCGCGCGCGGCAGCTGTATGAGCCGCTGGCGCGTCCAGATCGGTGGGTGCCATCAAGGATCCTGTACGGATGAATGGAGCGTTAGCGTGTCCAGGCGTGCAATTTAACCACTGGCATGCCTGTCCCAGCAAGGTGCACTTGCATAAAGCATGGCGCGGCATGAACGCGGTCATGCAGGAAGCATGGATGCATGCGTGCCAGCAGGACGCCGAACACCTGTCACAGGCACGGGCAGTCTGGATCTCGTGTGCCAGTGGGTACGATGCTTGCAGGCAACGCAGATGAAACCGGGGGAGTCGCCTCGGAGTGGTATCCATGGACCTGATTAGTCTTGGCGGTCGCGCTTGGTCTTGCCTGGGACATGACATGACATGGTGCGGCGCGGCATGAGGCGAAGCAGGATTTTTACGCTGCAAAAGGACTTAAAAGGACTTAAAAGGAGCAAGAGATGGCACGACTGAGAACAGGCATATTGATGGGTGCATTGGCCGCGGTGGGCGGAATGCTGGTGTGGCAGTGGACGCAAAAGCAGCGTGCCTCCCAGGTGCGGCTGGCGCGGGAGCTGAACCGTTGGGAGGGCGAGGGCGGTTCACTCGCGCCGGGCGTTGCGCCGCCACTGAATCAGGCGGCACATGAGCAGGAGAGCGCTCGCCATACCCTGAATGTCGAGCGGCGTCGCGCGGGCGCCAGGCCTTGGCCTTATCCACGCAGCTAAAGCCCGGTTTCAGATAAGCGGCACGTTCAGGAAAGCGAACTGAGGCGCCTGGCGTGCCGCATGCTGGCTTGCAGATCCGCACCGCGCCATGGGCTATCTCAAATAAGCCGTATAATCGACAAATTAACAACAATCAGACGATTCTTACGATTTTTATTCATGATTGTTGTTCGTGTGATGCTAATTGAATGATTCCGCCAGAGCGGCGAAGGTGCACGCCAGTAGACGGTGCGCCTGAACGCATGCCTCGCGTGAGCGGTTTCGCTCCACCTTCATCAATGCCTTCGGGCTTGCGAGATGCGATGCCACACGTACTGATTGTCGATGATGACGCCGAGACCCGCGACGCGCTTGCCGTGATCATCGCGGAAGATGGCCTGACCACCGCGCTCGCGGCCGATCTGCGCGAAGCACGCATCCAGTTGACGCGGCAGATGCCCGACGTGGTGTTCACCGATCTTAAGCTGCCCGATGGCAGCGGCGTTGATCTGCTACAAGAGCTGGACCCCCGCTCGGGCGTCGAAGTGATTGTCATCACAGGTCATGCGACGGTCGAATCCGCCGTGAGCGCGTTGAAAATGGGGGCCGCCGATTACCTCGTGAAACCGACCAACGTGCAACGCGTCAAGGCGAT from Paraburkholderia hayleyella encodes:
- a CDS encoding VOC family protein — translated: MKQTHAQFHLAIAVFDLEVSRQFYRDVLGGEEGRSTDNLIDFNFYGHHLVLHIAPEQCARTSGTFESKFHDEKVTVPHFGLNFDRQTWSELAERIKSRNYPFVDPPHVRMAGKPGEHATLFIMDPSGNALEFKAFKNHDEVFSKIFDPKTRDLSSLEAEVAAAVYQT
- a CDS encoding sigma-54 interaction domain-containing protein — encoded protein: MAPTDLDAPAAHTAAARGRSGTAPSHMAPSVNGLQTYGLLYGSSSAMLELYAQIDHLAATDATALIVGESGTGKELIARTIHLHSTRHTKPFIAVNCGAIPDDLIEAELFGHEKGSFTGAVQERTGYFEHASGGTLFLDEITEMTPARQVKLLRALETGTFYRVGGNALIHANVRVIAATNRDPATAVKENGLREDLLYRLAVFPLRAPPLREREDDRELLAQHFLSELNHQENTHKVFSKRSLDTLRGWSWPGNVRELKNVVYRAFILAEKTLELPHPHQALRVKKPFAPSDAMSVWVGTPLAEAQKQIILGTLKHCNGDKRRAAKTLGISLKTLYNRLSLYDQADASEINDLHHADDTNSANA
- a CDS encoding iron-containing redox enzyme family protein; amino-acid sequence: MHKININWNSGDSSQFWNMADLLQEQTVELAGDLFAFVERAAPDELNSILIQYRFFTVYYIPDIAILIARLQDGKLRSFMADVLFDELGRGDPAGAHPRLYDDFLRSLNSQNDELDSLALADNIDILDSTRSKLVSSNTSSAYSVGLRGMGGECVCQIYLARLYEHLIKNPFIQQNRPSIDWRFWDLHIGEHDIAHRLTTRQLINEEIIQQGNEAISDLGLGYQESMHSWGDFWNNVLASATSSDVRRTRISSTFEFQPAALSAGISHNVTLN